In a single window of the Vitis vinifera cultivar Pinot Noir 40024 chromosome 6, ASM3070453v1 genome:
- the LOC104879602 gene encoding uncharacterized protein LOC104879602 has product MDSQVVTVDQFAAAMASIQEAIAGLGQRIDGQQAPPQDGAQYDSTAPPPPPLSQPVPHPTPYVLHSQTDATPLPVVAPIQASEDAHARMDRLEQRMRQMRVSDGDISWDNFDGAPVVSLPTQFRMPEIERYTGIGCPKIHLRLYSSVMRAHGLDEAHLIMLFPMSLSGAAQRWRELEALRQGPDESVTSFISRWREKIAQIVDRPSEKDQINFGSLVQALYGIEEGIARGLWPESSPSDSKGKKSLEGQRPGDVSAINLVGSRSLRRYQTFGQTSRAYYPQRYAQYRPPRPMIPTYLHQTPEPVFAAQVSERPPTLYPRPRAPQTTIPPVQRPTRQFSQLGMPLSRAFQKLMEGGLLTQLAPRPVPQPVPPRFRMDLHCSYHQGPGHDTDHCAALRHAIQDLIDQGLVNLGQPSVTTNPLPTHSTHAVPPPPGGIHHIDFVEDDNIHMMSWDDGVPEPIVLDDGYEVDTVGSQTFTPFSLISDWIPFELTPIAPSAIARQGPPAPFILRLDDDDLEGRDVQIVTRSGRVAQPPPLVARPFDGAVSREENRREDDEILRQLQSTHARISIWSLLASSSTHRDALIRALSQIRVETTTTPEGLIHMMTAGRATCIVFLDDDLPPDGLDHVRRLYITVGCSGRRVPSVLLDNGSALNVCPLATAIALGFAPSDFGPSTQTVRAYDSTKRDVMGTLMIALQIGPATFSTLRQMQIVDFGKMIKNQDNPHGEKLFFILTCQSLIYVNSLLNDS; this is encoded by the exons ATGGACTCCCAGGTAGTCACAGTTGACCAGTTTGCTGCggccatggcttcgattcaggaggctatagcCGGCCTTGGCCAGAGGATAGACGGGCAGCAGGCCCCACCTCAGGATGGTGCACAGTATGACTCTACGGCACCACCACCCCCTCCACTCAGTCAGCCAGTTCCACACCCGACACCGTATGTTTTACATAGTCAGACTGATGCTACCCCACTTCCTGTTGTAGCACCCATTCAGGCATCAGAGGATGCACATGCTCGTATGGATAGACTCGAGCAGAGGATGAGACAGATGAGGGTTTCGGATGGAGACATCAGTTGGGATaattttgatggagcaccagtAGTCAGTTTACCGACTCAGTTCAGGATGCCAGAGATTGAGAGGTATACGGGCATAGGTTGCCCTAAGATTCATTTGAGGTTATACAGTAGTGTGATGAGGGCCCACGGGTTGGATGAGGCCCATTTGATTATGCTTTTTCCCATGTCCTTGAGTGGTGCAGCACAGCGTTG GAGAGAGTTGGAGGCCTTGAGACAGGGGCCAGATGAGTCAGTTACTTCATTTATCTCCCGATGGAGGGAGAAGATCGCCCAGATTGTTGATCGTCCTTCCGAGAAGGACCAGATTA ATTTTGGATCCTTGGTACAGGCCCTGTATGGCATAGAGGAGGGCATTGCTAGAGGGTTGTGGCCTGAGTCTTCTCCTTCTGATTCAAAGGGGAAGAAGTCGTTAGAAGGACAGAGACCAGGAGATGTGAGTGCTATCAATTTAGTAGGATCGAGATCTCTCAGGCGCTATCAGACATTCGGGCAGACTTCACGAGCCTATTACCCGCAGCGTTATGCTCAGTATAGACCACCCAGGCCCATGATTCCTACATACCTACACCAGACCCCAGAGCCTGTTTTTGCTGCACAGGTCTCGGAGAGGCCTCCTACCTTATATCCTCGGCCTCGAGCTCCACAGACTACTATTCCTCCTGTACAGAGGCCGACACGACAGTTCTCCCAGCTAggtatgcctttgagtcgaGCGTTCCAAAAGCTCATGGAGGGTGGTTTGTTGACTCAGTTGGCACCTAGGCCTGTACCCCAGCCTGTGCCACCACGCTTCAGGATGGATCTACATTGTTCCTACCATCAGGGCCCAGGGCATGACACAGATCATTGCGCTGCCTTGAGACATGCTATACAGGACTTGATAGATCAGGGTCTGGTTAACTTGGGGCAGCCAAGTGTAACCACGAACCCTCTACCGACTCACTCTACACATGCAGTACCACCACCCCCGGGCGGTATACATCATATAGATTTTGTAGAGGATGACAACATACACAtgatgagttgggatgatggagTGCCAGAGCCGATTGTTTTGGATGATGGTTATGAGGTTGACACAGTGGGTTCTCAGACTTTTACTCCATTCAGTTTGATTTCAGATTGGATACCATTTGAGTTGACTCCTATTGCACCATCGGCCATAGCACGTCAGGGCCCGCCCGCCCCATTTATCCTACGGCtagatgatgatgatttagagGGGAGAGATGTACAGATTGTGACCCGTAGTGGGAGAGTAGCTCAGCCCCCACCTCTAGTAGCCAGGCCATTTGATGGCGCGGTTTCTCGTGAGGAGAAcaggagagaggatgatgagatatTGAGGCAGTTACAGAGTACACATGCCCGCATATCTATCTGGAGTTTGTTGGCATCTTCTAGTACACATAGAGATGCATTGATTCGGGCTTTGAGCCAGATCCGCGTAGAGACCACCACTACCCCggagggattgattcatatgatgacagCTGGCAGGGCCACTTGCATTGTATTTTtagatgatgacttgccacctgaTGGTTTAGACCACGTGCGCCGTCTATACATCACAGTTGGATGTTCAGGCCGTAGAGTCCCGTCTGTCCTACTGGACAACGGCTCAGCCCTGAATGTTTGCCCTTTAGCCACTGCTATAGCCCTTGGTTTCGCGCCTTCAGATTTTGGTCCTTCTACTCAGACAGTCAGGGCGTATGATAGCACCAAGAGGGATGTTATGGGTACCTTGATGATTGCTTTGCAGATTGGTCCAGCCACATTTTCCACTTTACGGCAGATGCAAATTGTTGACTTTGGGAAGATGATTAAAAATCAAGATAACCCTCATGgtgaaaaattattctttatccTCACATGTCAAAGTTTGATTTACGTAAATTCTCTTTTAAATGATTcttaa
- the LOC100257043 gene encoding protein TIC110, chloroplastic: MNPSLLTAPPPSQHSSPFLNPTPFRFSTTSLTRRRRYRISLIRSSSTPPDPLTSSPPSVTSDVFGGRRELSGIQPLVDSLSPPLRLVSSALIVAGAIAAGYGLGFRFGKSRNTALGGAVAIGAAGGAAAYALNACVPEVAAANLHNYVAGCDDPGAVKKEDIEEIANKYGVSKQDEAFNAELCDLYCRFVTSVVPPGSEDLKGDEVDTIIKFKSSLGIDDPDAAAMHMEIGRRIFRQRLETGDRDGDIEQRRAFQKLVYVSTLVFGEASKFLLPWKRVFRVTDSQVEVAVRDNAQRLYAFKLKSVGRDVDVNQLVSLREAQLSCLLSDELAEDMFKEHTRKLVEENISTALSILKSRTRAVRGATQVVEELNKALAFNNLLISLKNHPDAGRFACGVGPISLMGGEYDGDRKMDDLKLLYRAYVADSLSSGRMVENKLAALNQLKNIFGLGKRETEGIMLDVTSKAYRKRLAQSVSGGDLEAADSKAAFLQNICDELHFDPKKASEIHEEIYRQKLQQCVADGELNEEDVAILLRLRVMLCVPQQTVEAAHADICGSLFEKVVKDAIASGIDGYDDDVKKSVRKAAHGLRLTREAAMSIASTAVRKIFMNYVKRSRAAGNRIEAAKELKKMIAFNSLVVTELVADIKGESSDAASEEPIKEEEVQIEEDDDWDSLETLRKIKPREKLTAKLGRRGGQTEITLKDDLPERDRTDLYKTYLLFCLTGEVTKIPFGAQITTKKDDSEYLLLNQLGGILGLTDKEIVEVHRSLAEQAFRQQAEVILADGQLTKARIEQLNEVQKQVGLPPQYAQKVIKNITTTKMGAAIETAVSQGRLNIKQIRELKEASVDLDSMLSESLRENVFKKTVDEMFSSGTGEFDGEEVYEKIPLDLNINAEKAKGVVHELARTRLSNSLIQAVSLLRQRNSSGVVSSLNDLLACDKAVPSEPLSWEVTEELADLFAIYMKSDPAPEKLSRLQYLLGISDSTAATLREMGDRVLQIGTEEEFVF, encoded by the exons ATGAACCCTTCTCTTCTCACAGCTCCTCCTCCTTCTCAACACTCCTCTCCCTTTCTCAATCCCACACCTTTCCGCTTCTCAACAACCTCCCTCACAAGACGACGTCGTTATCGAATCTCACTCATTCGGAGCTCATCCACCCCTCCCGACCCTCTCACCTCGTCACCCCCCTCCGTCACATCCGATGTCTTCGGCGGCCGGAGGGAGCTCTCGGGGATTCAGCCTTTGGTCGACAGCTTGTCGCCGCCTCTCAGGCTAGTTAGCTCCGCTCTCATTGTAGCTGGCGCCATCGCCGCCGGGTACGGCCTGGGGTTTCGGTTCGGGAAATCTCGGAACACCGCATTGGGCGGTGCTGTGGCTATTGGAGCGGCCGGTGGTGCGGCTGCGTATGCGTTGAACGCTTGCGTTCCGGAGGTTGCCGCGGCGAATTTGCATAATTACGTCGCCGGATGTGATGACCCTGGGGCTGTGAAGAAGGAAGATATTGAAGAAATTGCGAATAA GTATGGTGTTAGCAAACAGGATGAAGCATTTAATGCAGAGCTTTGTGACTTGTATTGCCG GTTTGTAACTTCTGTCGTTCCTCCGGGGAGTGAAGATCTCAAAGGTGATGAAGTTGACacaattatcaaatttaaaagttCTCTTGGAATTGATGATCCAGACGCAGCAGCCATGCATATGGAG ATTGGTAGGCGAATTTTCAGGCAAAGGCTTGAAACTGGGGATCGTGATGGTGACATAGAGCAGCGTCGG GCATTTCAGAAGCTGGTTTATGTCTCAACTCTTGTGTTTGGTGAAGCATCAAAATTCCTTTTACCTTGGAAACGTGTTTTCAGGGTTACTGATTCTCAG GTTGAGGTTGCTGTCCGTGATAATGCACAGCGGTTGTATGCCTTCAAGCTAAAATCAGTTGGCAGAG ATGTTGATGTGAATCAGCTTGTTAGCCTTAGAGAGGCGCAACTTTCTTGTCTGCTTTCCGACGAG CTTGCTGAGGATATGTTTAAGGAGCATACAAGAAAACTGGTTGAGGAAAACATTTCAACAGCGCTAAGTATATTAAAGTCTAGGACGAGAGCAGT CAGGGGAGCTACACAAGTTGTGGAAGAGCTTAATAAAGCACTGGCATTTAATAATTTGCTAATCTCATTGAAGAATCATCCAGATGCAGGCCGCTTTGCTTGTGGGGTCGGGCCAATTTCTTTGATGG GTGGTGAGTATGATGGTGACAGAAAGATGGATGATTTGAAGCTTCTATATAGAGCATATGTTGCTGATTCTTTATCAAGTGGTCGTATGGTGGAAAATAAG CTTGCTGCGTTGAATCAATTGAAGAATATATTTGGTTTAGGTAAACGAGAAACAGAAGGCATTATGCTTGATGTTACCTCAAAGGCATATCGTAAGCGACTTGCACAGTCTGTGTCTGGTGGTGATTTAGAAGCTGCAGATAGCAAAGCTGCCTTCCTCCAAAATATTTGTGATGAGTTGCACTTTGATCCAAAGAAGGCCAGTGAGATCCATGAAG aaattTATCGGCAAAAGCTCCAGCAATGTGTAGCTGATGGAGAGCTGAATGAGGAGGATGTTGCCATTTTGTTGCGGTTACGAGTCATGCTCTGTGTTCCTCAGCAAACTGTTGAAGCAGCTCATGCTGATATTTGTGGCAGCTTGTTTGAAAag GTTGTGAAGGATGCAATTGCTTCTGGTATTGATGGATATGATGATGATGTTAAGAAATCTGTGAGAAAAGCTGCTCATGGCTTACGCTTAACAAGGGAGGCTGCCATGTCTATTGCTAGTACAGCA GTCCGGAAAATTTTCATGAACTATGTAAAACGATCACGAGCTGCTGGGAACCGTATTGAAGCCGCCAAAGAACTTAAGAAGATGATAGCATTCAACTCCTTGGTTGTGACTGAATTAGTAGCAGATATAAAAGGAGAATCATCTGATGCTGCTTCTGAAGAGCCTATTAAGGAGGAAGAGGTACAAATCGAAGAGGATGATGACTGGGATTCCCTTGAGACACtcagaaaaataaaacccaGAGAGAAACTTACTGCAAAGTTGGGGAGACGAGGAGGGCAAACAGAGATAACTCTTAAAGATGACCTCCCAGAAAGAGATAGGACTGACCTTTATAAGACATACTTATTGTTCTGTCTGACTGGGGAAGTGACCAAGATTCCGTTTGGGGCACAAATCACCACAAAGAAAGATGATTCAGAGTATCTTCTGCTGAACCAGCTTGGTGGAATCCTAGGTTTGACTGATAAGGAGATTGTGGAAGTTCATCGGAGCTTAGCAGAGCAGGCTTTCAGACAACAAGCTGAGGTGATTTTAGCTGATGGGCAATTGACCAAAGCTAGGATCGAGCAGCTCAATGAGGTGCAGAAGCAAGTTGGACTGCCACCACAGTATGCACAAAAGGTTATAAAGAATATCACAACTACAAAAATGGGAGCTGCCATTGAAACTGCTGTCAGTCAGGGAAGGCTCAACATAAAGCAGATACGAGAACTCAAGGAAGCAAGTGTTGATTTAGATAGCATGTTATCTGAGAGCTTACGAGAGAACGTCTTCAAAAAAACTGTTGATGAAATGTTCTCATCAGGCACCGGAGAATTTGATGGGGAGGAAGTCTATGAGAAGATCCCTTTAGATCTCAACATTAATGCTGAAAAGGCAAAAGGGGTTGTTCATGAGCTTGCACGAACTAGGTTATCAAACTCCCTGATTCAGGCTGTGTCCTTGCTCAGGCAGAGAAACAGTTCAGGGGTG GTTTCCTCTCTTAATGACTTGCTAGCTTGTGACAAAGCTGTACCCTCTGAACCGTTATCATGGGAGGTTACAGAGGAGTTGGCTGATCTTTTTGCTATATACATGAAGAGTGACCCAgctcctgaaaaactgtcccgctTGCAGTACCTGCTGGGCATAAGCGATTCAACTGCAGCTACGTTGCGAGAGATGGGAGACAGAGTACTGCAAATCGGAACAGAGGAAGAGTTTGTATTTTAG